One genomic segment of Rivularia sp. PCC 7116 includes these proteins:
- a CDS encoding IS630 family transposase: MPAKNHLSKEQRERLLKALKEYENPYVREKILILLLMNDGKTYQEISDFLNIAYGTVAYWAVHGDPDNLDSLLDGRREGNFRKATKEYEDLLLEIVDKEPSEYGYEFGRWTSARLATYLEKLTGIKLSGSQVRRILSRKKFVYLWAKYSLEDKQNPEKRKIFKEKLSEYLKITKETPERLQVWFWDESGFSLRVIRRKTWGKKGHRKKVTGQRRRGRVNIMGGLRYHDKKRMNFVIKKGDADVFYEQLTLLYSFILQEWVEKGNKIEYFNDYAAKIVIILDNASFHKRKDILEKIEKEMPNIILEFLPPYSPDYNLIELVWHSAKEYIAHRLFESVEQLEELLNKLLNQGGLIIKWDRKIKNKGNAVYSI, from the coding sequence ATGCCAGCCAAAAATCATCTTTCTAAGGAGCAGAGAGAACGACTGCTAAAAGCCCTCAAAGAGTATGAGAACCCTTATGTAAGAGAAAAAATTCTAATTTTATTATTGATGAATGATGGAAAAACATATCAAGAGATTAGTGATTTTTTAAATATTGCATATGGAACAGTTGCATACTGGGCAGTTCATGGCGACCCAGACAACTTAGATAGTTTGTTAGATGGAAGAAGAGAGGGTAATTTCCGTAAAGCAACTAAAGAATATGAAGACTTATTATTAGAAATAGTTGATAAAGAACCGTCAGAGTATGGATATGAATTTGGTCGATGGACATCTGCTCGATTAGCAACTTATCTTGAAAAGTTAACAGGAATTAAGTTAAGTGGCTCTCAAGTCAGGAGAATATTATCAAGAAAAAAGTTCGTTTACCTGTGGGCAAAATATAGCTTGGAGGATAAACAAAATCCTGAGAAGCGTAAGATATTTAAAGAGAAATTATCCGAATATTTAAAAATAACAAAAGAAACCCCAGAACGTTTGCAGGTATGGTTTTGGGATGAAAGCGGATTCAGTTTGAGGGTTATAAGAAGAAAAACATGGGGTAAAAAAGGTCATAGAAAAAAAGTAACCGGTCAAAGAAGAAGAGGAAGAGTAAATATCATGGGAGGATTACGTTATCACGATAAAAAAAGAATGAATTTCGTCATCAAAAAAGGAGACGCGGATGTATTCTATGAACAACTTACTCTTTTGTATAGTTTTATTTTACAAGAATGGGTAGAAAAAGGAAATAAAATTGAATATTTTAATGATTATGCAGCTAAAATAGTGATTATTTTAGATAATGCCAGCTTTCATAAAAGAAAAGATATTTTAGAGAAAATTGAAAAAGAAATGCCAAATATAATTTTGGAATTCTTACCACCATATAGTCCAGATTATAATTTAATTGAATTAGTTTGGCACTCAGCGAAAGAATATATAGCTCATAGATTATTTGAATCAGTAGAACAGCTTGAAGAATTATTAAATAAATTGTTAAATCAAGGAGGTCTTATTATTAAGTGGGACCGCAAGATTAAAAATAAAGGTAACGCTGTTTATTCAATTTAG
- a CDS encoding DNA adenine methylase: MTNLPHPVQYQGSKRNLASRILSFFPSKINRLVEPFAGTGAISIAAAANQISNNFWLNDLNKPLIQLLELIIENPSYIADIYLNIWNEQHHDSVGHYFEVRTRFNQTKDPSLFLYLLARCVKGAVRYNSEGLFNQSPDKRRKGTQPITMRKNIEGVSHFLKGKCQFTHLDYQQVLAEVRNDDFVYIDPPYQGVCGTRDRRYFCGIEFDNLVLSCYAA, encoded by the coding sequence ATGACCAATCTACCTCATCCCGTTCAATACCAAGGTAGTAAGAGAAACCTTGCATCAAGGATTCTAAGTTTTTTCCCTAGTAAAATAAATAGGTTGGTAGAGCCTTTTGCTGGAACTGGTGCAATTAGCATAGCTGCTGCTGCGAATCAAATTAGCAATAATTTTTGGTTGAACGATCTGAATAAGCCGCTTATACAATTGCTTGAGTTAATTATAGAAAACCCAAGCTATATCGCGGATATTTATTTAAATATATGGAACGAGCAACATCATGATTCGGTAGGTCACTATTTTGAAGTTAGAACAAGATTTAATCAAACAAAAGATCCAAGCTTATTTTTATACTTATTAGCACGATGTGTAAAAGGTGCTGTCCGCTATAATTCGGAAGGTCTATTTAATCAAAGTCCTGATAAAAGACGGAAAGGAACACAACCTATAACTATGAGAAAAAACATAGAGGGGGTTTCTCATTTTTTGAAAGGAAAATGTCAATTTACACATTTGGATTACCAACAAGTATTAGCTGAAGTTAGGAATGATGATTTTGTTTACATAGACCCACCTTATCAAGGTGTATGCGGAACTAGAGATCGAAGATATTTTTGTGGAATTGAATTTGACAATTTGGTTCTAAGCTGCTACGCAGCTTGA
- a CDS encoding GNAT family N-acetyltransferase, with the protein MAEIETARLRLRPYTLDDVDKLSVILSNPEVMKYSPRGVIPKGKEKQVTREILEYFIEHWEKYGFGVWAVIEKTSRKLIGHCGLNCLPNTPDIEVIYRFDQNYWNQGIATEAAKAAINYGFESAKLYKIVAIASPKHIASRRVMEKAGLVYEKDAHFYKTDVVYYSILRENWQPDYF; encoded by the coding sequence ATGGCAGAAATCGAAACTGCAAGACTGCGACTCAGACCTTATACTTTGGATGATGTGGATAAATTATCTGTAATTTTGAGCAATCCCGAAGTTATGAAGTATTCTCCTAGAGGAGTCATTCCCAAAGGAAAGGAAAAACAAGTTACTCGGGAAATTTTAGAATATTTCATCGAACATTGGGAAAAATACGGCTTCGGTGTATGGGCTGTTATCGAAAAAACTAGTAGAAAATTAATCGGTCATTGCGGACTTAATTGTCTACCTAATACTCCCGATATCGAAGTTATTTACCGTTTCGACCAAAATTACTGGAATCAAGGTATTGCTACTGAAGCCGCAAAAGCTGCTATCAACTACGGTTTCGAGTCTGCCAAACTCTATAAAATTGTCGCGATCGCATCTCCAAAACATATTGCTTCTCGCCGAGTTATGGAGAAAGCTGGCTTAGTTTACGAAAAAGATGCCCATTTCTACAAAACTGACGTAGTTTACTATTCCATTCTCCGCGAAAATTGGCAGCCAGATTATTTTTGA
- a CDS encoding 2OG-Fe(II) oxygenase, giving the protein MQLIQQQQNTLVKISQNLIITDLLDLLHGKLLALRIPNYYHHEQAQKISEELIEQDSLERYHRAPDVGVQRTGITFFETNGNIEMLERYYQQAPACNKNIRYTCSPFLSPIDKLRLELGDMWLAGACIENVHNRTMLAGIGRVFEDNFELPPHQDILARDVLDAPIYPTYPFSNLVTQLSSNIYLRTPKFGGELEIWNVKPAATKQPEIHDKEYKYEGIIDRSILPSATAVIKPQIGELILFDSARVHAVRASHGGPRVSMSMFIGYRNQEEPLTYWS; this is encoded by the coding sequence ATGCAATTAATTCAACAGCAACAAAACACCTTGGTAAAAATTTCTCAAAATCTGATAATTACCGATTTACTGGATTTATTGCACGGTAAACTACTTGCCTTACGAATTCCCAACTACTACCACCACGAACAAGCTCAAAAAATTAGTGAAGAATTAATCGAGCAAGACAGTTTAGAAAGATATCATCGAGCGCCAGATGTAGGAGTACAAAGAACTGGAATTACCTTCTTTGAAACCAATGGCAATATAGAAATGCTCGAACGTTATTACCAACAAGCTCCAGCTTGCAACAAAAATATCCGCTACACCTGCTCTCCTTTTCTTTCCCCCATCGACAAATTAAGATTAGAATTAGGAGATATGTGGTTAGCTGGTGCCTGCATAGAAAACGTTCACAATCGCACTATGTTAGCCGGAATTGGTAGAGTATTTGAAGATAACTTTGAACTTCCACCCCATCAAGACATTTTGGCAAGGGATGTATTAGACGCTCCTATTTATCCTACCTATCCCTTCTCCAACTTAGTAACTCAACTCAGCAGCAATATCTACTTACGCACCCCCAAATTTGGCGGAGAATTAGAAATTTGGAACGTCAAACCAGCAGCAACCAAACAACCAGAAATTCACGACAAAGAATATAAATACGAAGGAATCATCGACCGCAGCATTTTACCATCAGCAACAGCAGTTATTAAACCCCAAATCGGAGAATTAATTTTATTTGATTCTGCAAGAGTTCATGCAGTCAGAGCTTCTCATGGTGGTCCTAGAGTTTCTATGTCCATGTTTATCGGATATCGCAATCAAGAAGAACCTTTAACTTATTGGAGTTAA
- a CDS encoding peroxidase family protein — protein sequence MSIIARNPYRGKKLGSFRKIDGSENNLHNPELGATGTPFIRLASVEYEYGVASPAGVASDASGNALIGVDGNTVSRQPIPIFSQVEKTRLQKSGLEVVSNQDGLSNNPDAPFVLLNPLDRPSARVISNATSKLEKGETDPSSKGLTGINWAFGQLINHDLNLARLSEDSFNIDIPEDDANFTRDIPPTPTINRQQDGGLEFEFPRNAFAEGTGVESVPAEVPNDLTHWLDLSVVYGSDEGLANSLRSFEEGKLKVFSEETESTSDDLMPADTELVMRGGFFQGVGFLAGDERVSEQDALVAQHTLWLRNHNRVAQDLSQFHPKWDDKQIFERARQINIAQYQQVVMYEWLPQQIGEVSKYQGYDAGETPQISDEFNAAGFRFGHSQTGNKIETVDSEGNATTLPLLTTFGAPNVTEGKDVDEILKGSTVTLDEDVDTNVVFDLRNALFPPAGVGFDLYSANIQRGRERGLADYNQVRADFGLERVKSFDELTSDKQLADTLEDLYGTVEDVDLLVGMFAENSVAPSGAGETIQAVVGEQFERLRDADRFWFERTFKQGGYFTKKEIKEIQETSYADIIKLNTEISELQENVFLEVSEANPLDTENLFNDGLLDLQGDDGKATIVVKQKSLSNNTVGFYRVEDKDGTIVDEVTGATLTPEDGEDYQKAAINNSVVDFQIADNKSKQKFHVDLPDNSLLAPYLIADGNIEDFENGNAQALLSFGTANKDNASIIELGSEDTNVFKLAFDDLIDSNSNSDNTMMVKVKL from the coding sequence ATGTCAATCATCGCCAGAAATCCCTATAGAGGTAAAAAGTTAGGTTCGTTTCGCAAGATTGATGGTTCGGAAAATAATTTACATAATCCTGAGTTAGGAGCTACGGGCACGCCTTTTATTCGTCTTGCATCTGTGGAGTATGAGTATGGAGTTGCCAGCCCTGCGGGGGTTGCAAGCGATGCTTCCGGAAATGCTTTAATCGGTGTTGATGGTAATACTGTTAGCCGTCAACCGATTCCGATTTTTAGTCAGGTAGAAAAAACACGTTTGCAGAAATCTGGTTTGGAGGTGGTTAGCAATCAGGATGGTTTAAGTAATAATCCGGATGCACCTTTCGTTTTACTAAACCCTTTGGATCGCCCTAGTGCTAGGGTAATTAGTAATGCAACCTCTAAGTTAGAAAAGGGTGAAACCGATCCTAGCTCTAAAGGTTTGACTGGGATTAATTGGGCTTTTGGGCAGTTAATTAATCATGATTTAAATTTGGCTAGGTTGAGTGAGGATAGTTTCAATATTGATATTCCTGAAGATGACGCGAATTTTACTCGGGATATTCCCCCAACTCCGACAATTAATCGGCAGCAAGATGGAGGATTGGAGTTTGAGTTTCCCAGAAATGCTTTTGCTGAGGGCACGGGAGTTGAATCTGTGCCAGCAGAGGTACCTAACGATTTAACTCACTGGCTGGATTTATCTGTTGTTTATGGCTCGGATGAGGGATTAGCTAATTCTTTGAGGAGTTTTGAGGAAGGTAAACTAAAAGTTTTTTCTGAGGAGACTGAGTCTACTAGCGATGATTTGATGCCAGCAGATACAGAGCTAGTAATGAGAGGAGGATTTTTTCAGGGGGTAGGTTTTTTAGCTGGAGATGAAAGAGTTAGCGAGCAAGATGCTTTAGTTGCTCAACATACTTTGTGGTTGAGGAATCACAATAGAGTTGCTCAAGATTTATCTCAATTTCATCCAAAATGGGACGATAAACAGATATTTGAAAGAGCGCGGCAAATTAATATTGCTCAATATCAACAGGTGGTGATGTATGAGTGGTTGCCGCAGCAGATAGGGGAAGTAAGTAAGTATCAGGGGTACGATGCAGGTGAAACTCCCCAAATCTCCGATGAATTTAACGCCGCTGGCTTTCGTTTCGGACATTCTCAAACGGGTAATAAAATAGAGACGGTTGATAGCGAGGGGAATGCAACAACTTTACCGTTGTTAACCACGTTTGGAGCCCCGAATGTTACCGAGGGTAAAGATGTTGATGAGATTTTAAAGGGTAGTACGGTAACTTTGGATGAGGATGTCGATACTAATGTAGTCTTCGACTTACGAAATGCTTTATTTCCCCCGGCAGGTGTGGGATTTGATTTGTATTCGGCAAATATTCAGAGGGGAAGGGAAAGAGGTTTAGCTGATTACAATCAAGTCAGAGCCGATTTTGGTTTGGAAAGGGTAAAAAGCTTTGATGAGTTAACTTCAGATAAACAGTTAGCCGATACTTTGGAAGATTTATATGGCACTGTAGAAGATGTTGATTTACTTGTAGGAATGTTTGCAGAAAATTCTGTAGCACCTTCCGGAGCCGGGGAAACAATTCAAGCTGTTGTGGGAGAGCAGTTTGAAAGGTTGAGAGATGCCGATAGATTTTGGTTTGAAAGAACTTTTAAGCAGGGTGGTTATTTTACTAAGAAGGAGATAAAGGAAATTCAGGAGACGAGTTATGCCGACATCATCAAGTTGAATACTGAAATTAGCGAGCTGCAAGAAAATGTTTTTTTAGAAGTTTCCGAAGCAAATCCCCTAGATACGGAGAATCTTTTCAACGATGGATTATTAGATTTACAAGGTGATGATGGTAAAGCCACAATCGTAGTTAAGCAAAAATCTTTGTCTAATAACACCGTTGGTTTCTATCGAGTTGAAGATAAAGACGGCACAATTGTAGACGAAGTAACCGGTGCAACCCTGACTCCAGAAGATGGAGAGGATTATCAGAAAGCTGCAATTAACAATAGCGTGGTGGATTTTCAAATTGCAGATAACAAGAGCAAGCAAAAATTCCACGTTGATTTACCAGATAATAGTCTCCTCGCTCCCTATTTAATTGCAGATGGAAACATAGAAGACTTTGAAAACGGTAATGCCCAAGCACTACTATCCTTCGGTACTGCAAACAAAGATAATGCCAGCATCATCGAACTCGGTAGCGAAGATACCAACGTCTTCAAACTTGCTTTTGACGATTTGATTGATTCAAATTCCAATTCCGACAACACCATGATGGTGAAAGTGAAGCTGTAA